The Hevea brasiliensis isolate MT/VB/25A 57/8 chromosome 1, ASM3005281v1, whole genome shotgun sequence genome has a window encoding:
- the LOC110665679 gene encoding uncharacterized protein LOC110665679 isoform X1 — protein sequence MANPTSKLLISMLVALFSVSCSLASADVPFIVANKKATLNRLKSGAERVSVSIDIYNQGTSTAYDVSLVDDHWPQNLFDVISGNTSQSWERLDAGGILSYSFELEGKVKGMFYGSPAVITFRIPTKSALQEAYSTPILPLDVLAERPPEKKFEWRLLAKYGSVISVISIVVLFVCLVATPSKSSAAKASKKKR from the exons ATGGCAAATCCAACAAGCAAGCTGCTGATCTCGATGCTGGTAGCTCTCTTCTCGGTGTCATGTTCGCTCGCTAGCGCAGATGTTCCCTTCATAGTAGCCAACAAGAAGGCCACTCTCAACAGGCTCAAATCTGGCGCCGAACGCGTCTCCGTTTCCATCGATATTTATAATCAGGGAACTTC gaCTGCTTATGATGTGAGTCTAGTTGATGATCACTGGCCTCAAAATCTATTTGATGTCATCAGTGGCAACACTTCACAGTCATGGGAAAGACTTGATGC TGGTGGTATCCTGTCATACTCTTTTGAATTGGAGGGTAAAGTGAAAGGAATGTTTTATGGCTCCCCAGCAGTCATTACATTCCGTATCCCAACTAAGTCAGCTCTACAG GAGGCATATTCAACTCCCATACTGCCTCTAGACGTTCTTGCAGAGAGACCTCCTGAAAAAAAGTTTGAGTGG AGGCTATTGGCAAAATATGGATCTGTAATTTCTGTCATCTCCATTGTGGTTCTGTTTGTGTGCCTGGTTGCTACCCCCTCCAAGTCCAGTGCAGCAAAAGCAAGCAAGAAGAAGCGTTAA
- the LOC110665679 gene encoding uncharacterized protein LOC110665679 isoform X2, protein MANPTSKLLISMLVALFSVSCSLASADVPFIVANKKATLNRLKSGAERVSVSIDIYNQGTSTAYDVSLVDDHWPQNLFDVISGNTSQSWERLDAGGILSYSFELEGKVKGMFYGSPAVITFRIPTKSALQEAYSTPILPLDVLAERPPEKKFEWPLLLF, encoded by the exons ATGGCAAATCCAACAAGCAAGCTGCTGATCTCGATGCTGGTAGCTCTCTTCTCGGTGTCATGTTCGCTCGCTAGCGCAGATGTTCCCTTCATAGTAGCCAACAAGAAGGCCACTCTCAACAGGCTCAAATCTGGCGCCGAACGCGTCTCCGTTTCCATCGATATTTATAATCAGGGAACTTC gaCTGCTTATGATGTGAGTCTAGTTGATGATCACTGGCCTCAAAATCTATTTGATGTCATCAGTGGCAACACTTCACAGTCATGGGAAAGACTTGATGC TGGTGGTATCCTGTCATACTCTTTTGAATTGGAGGGTAAAGTGAAAGGAATGTTTTATGGCTCCCCAGCAGTCATTACATTCCGTATCCCAACTAAGTCAGCTCTACAG GAGGCATATTCAACTCCCATACTGCCTCTAGACGTTCTTGCAGAGAGACCTCCTGAAAAAAAGTTTGAGTGG cctcttcttcttttttga
- the LOC110665690 gene encoding zinc finger BED domain-containing protein RICESLEEPER 1-like has product MSYYASSDAASTTQPSDSCKGTPSISQPTKSVPIPSSNNTSPDNPVTPNNPTQTQLTVGNKNPTHSLPPTSQLGKKRKLTSSVWDHFDRINRNGDDFAIFHHCKSSLKANSKNGTKSLHNHIEKFVYAPTPHTEEELVRHLMDSFTKWNIETKISTITVDNCSTNDGLIFIVLEKLYGDLLCDGTILHMRCCAHILNLIVKDGLSTIKHSLARIRDSVAFWSATPQKVENFEEVAKQLKLSYGKKSSLDCKTRWNSTYLMLQTAIQYKDVFPRLRIREKHYTNVPTELDWELANKFAEILQHFYAITQLFYGRKYPTTNCFFIQICELRINMVEWMNSDDEIINAISSKMFEKFEKYWSVVHIVLTVAVILDPRYKMKLVEFYFPMIYGENAWSEIEQVKTTCYNLLTDYQSQIKSKSHGTSILPTQVIETQASMTLNMSNLVAFLSSSSTNIHVKFELDHYLDEPILPWIQ; this is encoded by the exons ATGAGTTATTATGCTAGTAGTGACGCTGCATCTACTACTCAACCATCTGATAGTTGTAAAGGTACTCCATCTATTTCTCAGCCAACTAAAAGTGTACCTATCCCATCATCTAATAATACAAGTCCTGATAATCCAGTAACACCAAACAATCCCACCCAAACCCAATTGACTGTTGGAAATAAAAATCCCACCCATAGCCTTCCTCCAACTAGCCAATTAGGAAAGAAAAGGAAGTTGACGTCCTCTGTTTGGGATCATTTTGATAGGATTAATCGCAATGGGGATGATTTCGCAATTTTTCATCATTGCAAGTCAAGCCTTAAGGCTAATAGCAAAAATGGCACCAAGTCTTTGCATAATCATATAGAAAA ATTTGTTTATGCACCAACACCTCATACCGAGGAAGAGCTTGTAAGACATTTGATGGACTCTTTTACCAAATGGAATATAGAGACAAAGATTTCTACAATCACAGTGGATAACTGCTCTACAAATGATGGTCTGATTTTTATAGTTCTTGAAAAATTGTATGGTGATCTTTTATGTGATGGGACTATATTACATATGAGGTGTTGTGCGCATATTTTAAATCTTATTGTGAAGGATGGGTTGTCCACTATTAAGCATTCACTTGCAAGAATTAGGGATAGTGTAGCATTTTGGTCAGCCACTCCTCAGAAAGTTGAAAATTTTGAAGAAGTGGCAAAGCAATTAAAGCTTTCATATGGGAAAAAGTCAAGTTTAGATTGTAAAACTCGTTGGAACTCAACATATTTGATGCTTCAAACAGCAATTCAATACAAGGATGTCTTTCCTAGATTGAGGATTAGGGAAAAGCATTATACTAATGTACCTACTGAGCTTGATTGGGAACTTGCAAACAAGTTTGCAGAAATATTACAGCATTTTTATGCCATCACTCAATTGTTTTATGGGAGAAAATATCCAACAACTAATTGTTTCTTCATTCAAATTTGTGAATTGAGAATTAACATGGTAGAATGGATGAATTCTGATGATGAGATTATAAATGCTATTTCTAGTAAAATGTTTGAGAAGTTTGAGAAATATTGGAGTGTGGTTCATATTGTTTTAACTGTTGCAGTGATATTGGATCCTCGGTATAAGATGAAATTGGTGGAGTTTTATTTTCCCATGATTTATGGTGAGAATGCATGGAGTGAGATTGAGCAAGTCAAGACAACTTGTTATAATTTGCTCACTGATTATCAATCTCAAATTAAGTCAAAATCTCATGGAACTTCAATTTTGCCTACTCAAGTGATAGAAACTCAAGCTTCTATGACTCTAAATATGAGTAATCTAGTTGCCTTTCTTAGCTCTTCCTCTACCAATATTCATGTGAAATTTGAATTAGATCATTATCTTGATGAGCCTATTTTGCCTTGGATACAATAA
- the LOC110665677 gene encoding uncharacterized protein LOC110665677, producing the protein MDQALWSFLQSSPETSVPYPWERCFDVRLQTQVLFYKNISNRSMVVDLRSQVNLGGGLFHLSSMWHDRTGHSYDHRPLLFANQYDQEPPFLIAATCCGPLVYLLVPEMVHRCPLCDSLVLYIG; encoded by the exons ATGGATCAAGCTCTGTGGTCTTTCCTTCAAAGCAGCCCTGAAACTTCCGTCCCTTACCCATGGGAGCGTTGCTTTGATGTTAGG TTGCAGACCCAAGTCCTGTTCTACAAGAACATATCAAACAGGTCAATGGTGGTTGATCTAAGGAGCCAGGTGAATCTGGGAGGTGGTCTTTTCCATCTGAGCAGCATGTGGCATGACCGCACCGGCCACAGCTACGATCATCGTCCTCTCTTATTTGCTAATCAATACGACCAAGAACCTCCATTCCTCATTGCGGCTACCTGTTGTGGCCCCCTGGTGTATTTGCTTGTGCCGGAAATGGTCCACCGCTGCCCTCTCTGTGATTCTTTGGTGCTTTATATCGGTTAA